From Triticum urartu cultivar G1812 chromosome 2, Tu2.1, whole genome shotgun sequence, a single genomic window includes:
- the LOC125534245 gene encoding BTB/POZ and MATH domain-containing protein 2-like has protein sequence MGVGPSVADGGDTTAVTGSISEVPKVSGTHEFTIREYSRTKGMGVGKSILSQYFSVDGRRWYIRFYPDGYSTADGAWVAFYAQTLYKPQFRPVRAEFTFQLLGPNGDVRHTRRSDRACKYDTFCNSWGIRRYITREQLESAALGAIHADSITVRCTVTIHLARRRSLAINRPGLVQMPPPPPSNHGENALRFLAGGKAPFDVRFDVDGEIFEAHRMVVAAQSAWFESLLYGHGREAGKDVLEVGGGIVTPEAFRGVLHFIYTDELPPEAAKGRGSYDLTLRLFEAADYYLIERLKLMCACRLGDFIKDSTVDALMEMAEDYSCKDLAQACRNFAARRGLSLAAIKRRLLSSGAAPATRRIMDVPAPSTSG, from the coding sequence ATGGGCGTCGGCCCTTCCGTCGCCGACGGCGGCGACACCACGGCGGTGACGGGGTCCATCAGCGAGGTGCCCAAGGTGTCCGGCACCCACGAGTTCACGATCCGCGAGTACAGCCGCACCAAGGGCATGGGCGTGGGCAAGTCGATCCTGTCGCAGTACTTCTCCGTCGACGGCCGCCGCTGGTACATCCGCTTCTACCCGGACGGCTACAGCACGGCCGACGGCGCCTGGGTCGCCTTCTACGCGCAGACGCTCTACAAGCCGCAGTTCCGCCCCGTGCGCGCCGAGTTCACCTTCCAGCTCCTCGGCCCCAACGGCGACGTCCGCCACACGCGCCGCTCCGATCGCGCCTGCAAGTACGACACCTTCTGCAACAGCTGGGGCATCCGCCGCTACATCACCCGGGAGCAGCTTGAGAGCGCCGCGCTCGGCGCCATCCACGCCGACTCCATCACCGTCCGCTGCACCGTCACGATCCACCTGGCGCGGAGGAGGAGCCTCGCCATCAACCGCCCGGGCCTCGTCCagatgccgccgccgccgccgtccaaCCACGGGGAGAACGCCCTCAGGTTCCTCGCCGGCGGGAAGGCCCCCTTCGACGTGCGCTTCGACGTGGACGGCGAGATCTTCGAGGCGCACCGGATGGTGGTGGCCGCGCAGTCGGCATGGTTCGAGAGCCTCCTCTACGGCCACGGCCGCGAGGCGGGCAAGGACGTCCTCGAGGTCGGCGGCGGCATTGTCACCCCGGAGGCGTTCCGGGGCGTGCTCCACTTCATCTACACCGACGAGCTGCCTCCCGAGGCCGCCAAAGGGAGGGGGTCGTACGACCTGACGCTGCGGCTGTTCGAGGCGGCCGACTACTACCTCATCGAGAGGCTGAAGCTGATGTGCGCGTGCAGGCTGGGCGACTTCATCAAGGACTCCACCGTGGACGCGCTCATGGAGATGGCGGAGGACTACTCGTGCAAGGACCTCGCGCAGGCGTGCCGGAACTTCGCGGCGCGCAGGGGCCTGAGTTTGGCAGCGATAAAGAGGAGATTATTGTCCAGCGGCGCTGCTCCGGCGACGAGGAGGATCATGGACGTGCCGGCGCCGTCGACGAGCGGCTGA